Proteins found in one Bacillus subtilis subsp. subtilis str. 168 genomic segment:
- the cwlO gene encoding secreted cell wall DL-endopeptidase (Evidence 1a: Function from experimental evidences in the studied strain; PubMedId: 15187182, 16233686, 21478646, 22139507, 23855774, 24163346, 24769902; Product type e: enzyme), which yields MRKSLITLGLASVIGTSSFLIPFTSKTASAETLDEKKQKIESKQSEVASSIEAKEKELTELQENQSKIEKELKDINDKALDTSNKIEDKKEENDKTKEEIKKLKKEIKETEARIEKRNEILKKRVRSLQESGGSQGYIDVLLGSTSFGDFISRATAVSSIVDADKDLIKQQEQDKAKLEDSEADLNDKLKEVQAALAKLETMQKDLDKQLNEKDKLFDEAKASQKKTAKAISELKSEASELANQKANTEAEQARIKKEQEAAAALIKKQEEAQKASDETQTDDSQTATTESSKASSSDDSSDNSSDNSSNGSSNSSSNGSSSKKSSGSNSNSGGTVISNSGGIEGAISVGSSIVGQSPYKFGGGRTQSDINNRIFDCSSFVRWAYASAGVNLGPVGGTTTDTLVGRGQAVSASEMKRGDLVFFDTYKTNGHVGIYLGNGTFLNDNTSHGVSVDSMSNPYWKAAFKGVVRRVVQ from the coding sequence GTGAGAAAGAGTTTAATTACACTTGGTTTGGCTTCCGTCATCGGGACAAGCAGTTTTTTGATCCCATTTACAAGTAAAACTGCATCGGCGGAAACATTAGATGAAAAGAAACAAAAAATCGAAAGCAAGCAATCTGAGGTTGCTTCCAGCATTGAAGCGAAGGAAAAAGAATTAACCGAGCTTCAGGAAAATCAATCAAAGATTGAAAAAGAACTGAAAGACATTAACGATAAGGCGCTTGATACAAGCAACAAGATTGAAGATAAAAAAGAAGAAAACGATAAAACAAAAGAAGAAATCAAAAAACTGAAAAAAGAGATTAAAGAAACTGAAGCACGCATCGAAAAACGCAATGAAATCCTGAAAAAACGCGTTCGTTCTTTACAGGAAAGCGGCGGATCTCAAGGATACATAGATGTTCTTTTAGGATCAACAAGCTTTGGTGACTTTATCTCTCGTGCGACTGCGGTTTCATCTATTGTGGACGCAGACAAAGATTTAATCAAACAGCAAGAGCAGGATAAAGCGAAGCTCGAAGATTCTGAAGCGGATTTGAATGACAAGCTGAAAGAAGTTCAAGCTGCCTTGGCTAAATTAGAAACAATGCAAAAAGACCTTGATAAACAGCTTAATGAAAAAGACAAGCTTTTCGACGAAGCAAAAGCAAGCCAAAAGAAAACGGCTAAAGCGATTTCTGAATTAAAATCAGAGGCGTCTGAACTTGCAAATCAAAAAGCAAATACTGAAGCTGAACAAGCACGCATCAAAAAAGAACAAGAAGCAGCGGCTGCTTTGATCAAAAAGCAGGAAGAAGCACAAAAAGCATCTGATGAAACACAAACAGATGACAGTCAAACGGCGACAACTGAATCATCAAAAGCAAGCTCATCTGATGATTCTTCAGACAATTCTTCAGACAATTCTTCTAACGGTTCATCAAACAGTTCGTCAAACGGCTCATCTTCTAAGAAGAGCAGCGGCTCAAACAGCAATTCAGGCGGCACTGTTATCAGCAACTCTGGCGGAATTGAAGGCGCGATCAGCGTTGGTTCAAGCATTGTAGGACAATCTCCGTACAAGTTTGGCGGCGGACGCACTCAGTCTGATATCAACAACCGTATTTTTGACTGCTCATCATTCGTACGCTGGGCATACGCTTCTGCAGGTGTTAACCTTGGACCTGTAGGCGGAACAACAACTGATACGTTAGTTGGCAGAGGACAAGCTGTCAGCGCGTCTGAAATGAAACGCGGAGACCTTGTGTTCTTTGACACTTACAAAACAAATGGACACGTAGGAATCTACTTAGGAAACGGTACTTTCCTAAACGACAATACATCTCATGGCGTATCTGTTGACTCTATGAGCAATCCTTACTGGAAAGCAGCATTTAAAGGTGTTGTAAGACGTGTTGTTCAATAA
- the mgfK gene encoding gluconeogenesis morphogenetic factor (UDP-sugar binding) (Evidence 1a: Function from experimental evidences in the studied strain; PubMedId: 11888293, 16272399, 21320184, 21371139, 25012659, 27806131, 28646159; Product type f: factor) gives MGQKPKIAIFGGGTGLSVLLRGLKHKPVDITAIVTVADDGGSSGRLRNELKIPPPGDIRNVLAALSDVEPLVEDLFQHRFNKGNDLTGHSLGNLILAAMTNITGDFFHAVTEMSKVLNVRGKVLPAANASVVLHAEMEDGRVVSGESTIPEYGQRIKRVFLTPEQIDPLPETIDVIREADLIIIGPGSLYTSILPNLLVPKIGEEVIKAPAKKVYICNVMTQPGETLHYTAADHVKALNQHMGCGFIDTILVNSEDIPDEIKRKYEMESARPVDFDIEELKAMGLEVIRDQIVTYKNDVIRHDTHKVASLLVDLLKE, from the coding sequence ATGGGACAAAAGCCGAAAATCGCAATCTTTGGCGGCGGTACAGGTCTTTCTGTATTGCTTCGGGGCCTAAAGCATAAACCCGTTGACATCACGGCCATTGTAACAGTTGCCGATGATGGGGGGAGCTCTGGCCGTCTGCGGAATGAACTGAAAATTCCGCCTCCCGGAGACATCAGAAATGTGCTTGCCGCTTTATCCGATGTGGAGCCGCTTGTTGAAGATCTTTTTCAGCACCGCTTCAATAAAGGGAATGACTTAACAGGCCATTCTCTCGGGAATTTGATTTTGGCAGCGATGACAAATATAACCGGTGATTTTTTTCACGCTGTCACAGAAATGAGCAAGGTGCTGAATGTAAGAGGAAAGGTTTTGCCGGCTGCCAATGCCAGTGTCGTTTTGCATGCTGAGATGGAAGATGGCCGCGTGGTCTCAGGCGAGTCAACGATCCCAGAATACGGACAGCGCATTAAGCGTGTTTTTCTCACGCCTGAACAGATTGATCCGCTGCCGGAAACAATAGACGTAATCAGGGAAGCGGATTTGATTATTATCGGCCCGGGAAGCCTCTATACCAGCATTCTTCCCAATTTGCTCGTCCCAAAAATCGGGGAAGAAGTGATAAAGGCGCCGGCGAAAAAAGTATACATTTGCAACGTGATGACTCAGCCCGGCGAAACGCTCCATTACACCGCTGCTGATCATGTGAAAGCGCTCAATCAGCATATGGGCTGTGGTTTTATTGATACGATATTAGTGAACAGTGAAGACATTCCCGACGAAATAAAACGTAAGTACGAAATGGAATCGGCGCGTCCTGTTGATTTTGATATCGAAGAGCTGAAAGCGATGGGGCTTGAAGTCATCAGAGATCAAATTGTAACGTATAAAAATGACGTAATACGTCACGATACACATAAAGTGGCCTCTCTTCTTGTTGATTTACTGAAAGAATGA
- the yvcI gene encoding putative triphosphate pyrophosphate hydrolase (Evidence 3: Putative function from multiple computational evidences; Product type e: enzyme), with the protein MTYLQRVTNCVLQTDDKVLLLQKPRRGWWVAPGGKMESGESVRDSVIREYREETGIYIINPQLKGVFTFIIKDGDHIVSEWMMFTFVADSYTGQNVSESEEGKLQWHDVNDIQNLPMAPGDGHILDFMMKGQGLLHGTFTYTPEFELLSYRLDPQHIK; encoded by the coding sequence GTGACGTACTTGCAAAGAGTGACAAATTGTGTGCTTCAGACGGATGACAAAGTTCTTCTGCTTCAAAAGCCGAGACGCGGATGGTGGGTCGCGCCGGGAGGCAAGATGGAGAGCGGAGAATCAGTCAGAGACTCCGTCATCAGAGAGTACAGAGAAGAGACTGGTATCTATATCATAAATCCTCAATTAAAAGGCGTTTTTACCTTTATTATTAAAGACGGTGACCACATTGTCTCCGAGTGGATGATGTTTACGTTTGTCGCTGATTCATATACAGGACAAAATGTATCAGAATCAGAGGAAGGCAAACTGCAGTGGCACGATGTCAATGACATTCAGAACCTGCCTATGGCCCCTGGAGACGGCCATATCCTTGATTTTATGATGAAGGGACAAGGGCTGCTGCACGGCACATTTACGTATACACCGGAATTTGAGCTGCTCAGTTATCGTTTAGACCCGCAGCACATCAAATAG
- the yvcN gene encoding putative arylamine N-acetyltransferase (Evidence 3: Putative function from multiple computational evidences; PubMedId: 10876241; Product type e: enzyme) produces MIKMSDFLKDCFQKIGWEKDHVSFGDLPLFLKAMAYRFPFENRAVLAKENYKITKEELWRRLLKDQHGGLCYDLNGFLYFVLREAGFHVKLIRGTVYAGDQEGWALEGTHAAVWLSAENGDYLVDIGFGINLALQPIPLSGETVQSPVGSFRIKKEETEKGSYVLLMDKGEGWQIGYAFTLEESDLGDLDNMKDIIHSHEKSPFNKSLLASKLTPSGRMVMSERHFTIYENGGNIQKSDIGPSGFEEKLNTHFL; encoded by the coding sequence GTGATAAAAATGAGTGACTTTCTAAAAGACTGCTTTCAGAAAATCGGCTGGGAGAAAGACCATGTCAGCTTCGGCGATCTTCCCCTTTTTCTTAAAGCAATGGCATACCGTTTTCCATTCGAAAACCGTGCCGTACTTGCAAAAGAGAATTATAAGATCACAAAAGAAGAGCTATGGCGACGTCTGCTCAAAGATCAGCACGGCGGCCTATGCTACGATCTAAATGGTTTCCTTTATTTTGTCTTGCGTGAGGCCGGGTTTCATGTGAAGCTCATTCGAGGAACGGTTTATGCAGGCGATCAAGAGGGATGGGCACTAGAAGGGACGCATGCTGCTGTATGGCTGTCTGCGGAAAACGGCGATTACCTCGTTGATATCGGCTTCGGCATCAACCTGGCGCTCCAGCCGATACCGCTTTCCGGAGAAACGGTACAGTCACCAGTCGGGTCATTCCGAATCAAAAAGGAAGAGACAGAAAAGGGCAGCTATGTTCTGCTGATGGACAAAGGAGAAGGCTGGCAAATTGGGTACGCCTTTACCCTTGAAGAGAGTGATCTCGGTGATTTAGATAACATGAAGGACATCATTCACTCTCATGAAAAATCTCCTTTTAACAAATCCCTGCTTGCCTCAAAGCTGACGCCGAGCGGAAGGATGGTCATGTCAGAGCGCCATTTTACGATTTATGAAAACGGCGGTAACATTCAAAAAAGCGACATCGGCCCTTCAGGATTTGAAGAGAAATTAAATACTCATTTTTTGTAA
- the yvcD gene encoding hypothetical protein (Evidence 4: Unknown function but conserved in other organisms): MGKHTSEHKNHAQIVQLLQDGQYFFHKGLKAYKERNLKRASKLIQRAVHLEPEDSEMLSQLAVIYSEMGQYQESNDLLDYIMANLEAEMPECHYFKANNFAHLGLFQEAYKEAAAYSDADPDGEFAEENDSLLDLLDLGDDGIEDSLYDQDELLVKQDRAKSLLESGQLAEAVAALEEITTEYPELWSAYNNLALAYFYSGNVVKAKQTAYEVLSHNEGNLHALCNLLVFYYYEREDEKVAELSDQLSNVYPMLLEQRYKLGATLALVGRYEIGYKWLKSLYKTGFEGDDTFFYWLSCSAYFTGHTDFAETIWRKVESQYPGEDRPAPWIERREALPSSVEQRLAAYYISSTKGETEHLEAVIRSKRITAPFETHFVKLLLNGDSAAADVSEDALFAYQTVKLLEQAEKEEMKTEVMSCWVFHVIQQIRAAAPLKNEKGWAAAICYIWKEAHGKQDTKKDTAARFGISPATLTKYMKYIDDILE; this comes from the coding sequence GTGGGAAAACACACTTCTGAACATAAAAATCACGCACAAATTGTCCAGCTGCTTCAAGATGGACAATATTTTTTTCATAAAGGCTTGAAAGCGTATAAAGAGCGCAATCTAAAACGGGCAAGCAAACTGATTCAGCGCGCGGTTCATTTGGAGCCGGAGGATTCAGAGATGCTTTCACAGCTTGCGGTCATTTATTCGGAAATGGGCCAGTATCAAGAGTCGAACGATCTTCTTGACTATATCATGGCAAATCTGGAGGCCGAAATGCCGGAGTGCCATTACTTTAAAGCGAATAACTTTGCCCATCTGGGGCTCTTCCAGGAAGCTTATAAAGAAGCGGCCGCTTATTCTGATGCGGACCCGGATGGTGAATTCGCCGAAGAAAACGATAGTCTGCTTGATTTGCTCGATTTAGGAGACGACGGCATTGAGGATTCGTTGTATGATCAGGATGAACTGCTGGTGAAACAGGATCGGGCAAAGTCATTGCTGGAAAGCGGCCAGCTTGCTGAAGCGGTTGCGGCGCTTGAGGAAATCACAACTGAATATCCGGAGCTTTGGTCAGCATACAACAATCTCGCGCTTGCCTATTTCTATTCAGGAAACGTTGTAAAAGCGAAGCAAACCGCTTATGAAGTGCTTTCTCATAATGAAGGAAATCTTCACGCCTTATGCAATCTTCTCGTTTTCTACTATTATGAAAGAGAAGACGAAAAAGTGGCGGAATTGAGTGATCAGCTCTCCAATGTCTATCCGATGCTATTGGAGCAGCGTTATAAATTGGGTGCTACTTTGGCGCTTGTCGGCCGCTACGAGATCGGATATAAATGGCTCAAATCATTATATAAAACCGGCTTTGAGGGTGACGACACCTTCTTTTACTGGCTTTCCTGCTCTGCTTATTTTACGGGACATACCGACTTTGCCGAGACGATCTGGAGAAAAGTCGAGTCGCAATATCCCGGCGAAGACCGCCCGGCGCCTTGGATTGAGCGGAGGGAAGCTCTTCCTTCATCTGTGGAGCAGCGACTCGCAGCCTATTATATCAGCAGCACAAAGGGAGAAACAGAGCATCTTGAAGCGGTGATACGCTCAAAGAGAATTACCGCTCCTTTTGAAACTCATTTTGTAAAGCTGCTTCTGAATGGAGATTCTGCGGCTGCTGACGTTTCAGAGGATGCACTTTTCGCTTATCAAACGGTCAAACTATTAGAGCAAGCTGAAAAAGAAGAGATGAAAACAGAAGTCATGAGCTGCTGGGTTTTTCATGTCATCCAGCAAATTCGTGCAGCTGCTCCGTTGAAGAATGAGAAAGGCTGGGCAGCAGCCATCTGTTATATTTGGAAAGAAGCCCATGGCAAGCAAGACACGAAAAAAGACACAGCGGCCCGATTCGGCATCTCTCCGGCAACTTTGACGAAATATATGAAATATATTGATGATATTCTAGAATAG
- the crh gene encoding catabolite repression HPr-like protein (Evidence 1a: Function from experimental evidences in the studied strain; PubMedId: 10559153, 10589728, 1136107, 12972249, 15126459, 16411239, 17142398, 21992469, 22092971; Product type r: regulator) produces MVQQKVEVRLKTGLQARPAALFVQEANRFTSDVFLEKDGKKVNAKSIMGLMSLAVSTGTEVTLIAQGEDEQEALEKLAAYVQEEV; encoded by the coding sequence ATGGTTCAACAGAAAGTGGAAGTTCGATTAAAGACAGGACTGCAAGCACGTCCTGCTGCTTTGTTTGTACAAGAAGCAAACCGGTTTACGTCAGATGTGTTTCTTGAGAAGGATGGGAAAAAAGTAAACGCCAAAAGCATCATGGGGCTGATGAGCCTTGCGGTAAGCACAGGCACTGAGGTTACCTTGATTGCCCAGGGAGAAGATGAACAAGAGGCGCTGGAGAAGCTGGCTGCTTACGTTCAAGAAGAAGTTTAG
- the psdR gene encoding two-component response regulator [PsdS] responding to lipid II-binding lantibiotics (nisin and gallidermin) (Evidence 1a: Function from experimental evidences in the studied strain; PubMedId: 11717295, 12432961, 14651641, 21078927, 27997719; Product type r: regulator), with protein MYRILLVEDDERIASLLGGHLQKYGYEVKIAEQLNDIKLEFAEMKPDLVLLDINLPFFDGFYWCRQIRTISNAPIIFISARTDELNQVMAIENGGDDYITKPFHLEVVMAKIKSVLRRTYGEYSPSLPQESRIVELGGLTIYPDQNEAEWNSVRILFSQKEFQLLSIFVREHKKIVSRDELLEALWDDVDFVDDNTLTVNVNRLRRKLENAGLTDCISTIRGQGYQFQVNRKDEAEC; from the coding sequence GTGTATCGGATTTTGCTTGTGGAAGATGATGAGCGGATTGCTTCTTTGCTGGGCGGTCATCTTCAAAAATACGGATATGAAGTGAAAATTGCTGAACAGCTGAATGATATAAAATTGGAATTTGCAGAAATGAAGCCTGATCTTGTGCTGCTTGATATCAACCTGCCTTTTTTTGACGGGTTTTATTGGTGCAGGCAAATCCGTACCATTTCCAATGCGCCGATTATCTTTATATCGGCACGGACCGATGAGCTGAATCAGGTAATGGCGATTGAAAATGGCGGCGATGATTATATCACAAAGCCGTTCCATCTAGAGGTAGTGATGGCCAAAATCAAAAGCGTCCTGCGCCGCACATATGGTGAATATTCGCCCTCTTTGCCGCAGGAATCTAGAATAGTGGAGCTTGGCGGGCTGACGATTTATCCTGATCAGAATGAGGCCGAATGGAACAGCGTCCGGATTTTGTTTTCCCAAAAAGAATTCCAGCTTCTCTCGATTTTTGTGAGGGAGCATAAAAAAATTGTCTCTCGTGATGAACTATTGGAGGCGTTATGGGATGACGTTGATTTTGTCGATGACAATACGTTAACGGTCAATGTCAATCGGCTGCGGAGAAAACTGGAGAATGCAGGACTGACAGATTGCATTTCCACAATCAGAGGACAAGGTTATCAATTTCAAGTCAATCGGAAGGATGAAGCGGAATGTTAA
- the whiA gene encoding putative morphogen (Evidence 3: Putative function from multiple computational evidences; PubMedId: 10986251, 17603302, 19836336, 24097947; Product type r: regulator), protein MSFASETKKELTNLEVKDCCINAELSALIRMNGALSFTNRHLVLDVQTENAAIARRIYTLLKKQYDVSVELLVRKKMRLKKNNVYIVRFSENAKAILEDLKILGENFVFERSISKELVKKRCCKRSYMRGAFLAGGSVNNPETSSYHLEIFSLYKEHNDSLCDLLNEFQLNSKTLERKKGYITYLKEAEKITEFLNVIGAHNSLLRFEDVRIVRDMRNSVNRLVNCETANLNKTIGASLRQVENIKYIDERIGLEALPEKLREIAQLRIDYQEVTLKELGEMVASGKISKSGINHRLRKLDEIAEQLRTGQTVTLK, encoded by the coding sequence ATGTCATTTGCATCAGAAACAAAAAAAGAATTAACGAATCTGGAAGTGAAGGACTGCTGCATTAATGCCGAGCTGTCTGCACTCATTCGGATGAATGGAGCTTTATCATTTACAAACCGCCATCTCGTACTCGATGTTCAAACCGAAAACGCGGCGATTGCCCGCCGCATCTATACATTGCTGAAAAAACAATATGATGTGTCGGTCGAGCTGCTGGTCAGAAAGAAAATGCGGCTGAAAAAGAATAACGTCTATATTGTGCGTTTTTCAGAAAATGCAAAAGCGATCTTAGAGGATTTAAAAATACTCGGGGAGAATTTTGTGTTTGAACGAAGTATTTCGAAAGAGCTGGTCAAAAAGAGATGCTGCAAGCGTTCTTATATGAGAGGAGCATTTTTGGCAGGAGGTTCGGTCAATAACCCGGAAACCTCCTCGTATCATTTAGAAATCTTCTCTCTTTATAAGGAGCATAACGATTCATTATGTGACCTGTTAAATGAGTTTCAGTTAAACAGCAAAACGCTTGAACGGAAAAAAGGCTATATTACCTATTTAAAAGAGGCTGAAAAGATTACAGAGTTTCTGAACGTAATTGGCGCTCACAATTCGCTTCTGCGATTTGAGGATGTCAGAATCGTTCGGGACATGAGAAATTCGGTCAACCGCCTCGTCAATTGTGAAACAGCCAACTTAAACAAAACGATCGGCGCATCGCTGAGACAGGTGGAAAATATTAAATACATCGATGAAAGAATCGGCCTGGAGGCGCTGCCTGAAAAACTTCGGGAAATTGCGCAGCTGCGGATTGATTATCAGGAAGTGACGCTGAAAGAGCTAGGGGAAATGGTAGCAAGCGGGAAAATCAGCAAATCAGGGATCAATCACAGGCTGAGAAAACTTGACGAAATCGCAGAACAGCTGCGGACAGGGCAAACCGTCACTTTAAAATAA
- the yvzJ gene encoding putative lipoprotein (Evidence 3: Putative function from multiple computational evidences; Product type lp: lipoprotein), whose product MKKIMLFLAMTSILSACQPNYTGKYIEIGDTLTDYTKECFKENEIPYKYEKGKLYIPEDAFDTAIYTCS is encoded by the coding sequence ATGAAGAAAATCATGCTGTTTCTGGCAATGACGTCAATTCTTTCAGCATGTCAGCCCAACTATACCGGGAAATACATAGAAATTGGGGATACACTAACTGACTATACCAAAGAGTGCTTTAAAGAGAATGAAATTCCTTATAAATACGAAAAGGGAAAACTGTATATCCCAGAAGACGCATTTGATACAGCAATCTACACTTGTTCATAA
- the trxB gene encoding thioredoxin reductase (Evidence 1a: Function from experimental evidences in the studied strain; PubMedId: 12682299, 14597697, 15659166, 23813734, 24401092; Product type e: enzyme) — MSEEKIYDVIIIGAGPAGMTAAVYTSRANLSTLMIERGIPGGQMANTEDVENYPGFESILGPELSNKMFEHAKKFGAEYAYGDIKEVIDGKEYKVVKAGSKEYKARAVIIAAGAEYKKIGVPGEKELGGRGVSYCAVCDGAFFKGKELVVVGGGDSAVEEGVYLTRFASKVTIVHRRDKLRAQSILQARAFDNEKVDFLWNKTVKEIHEENGKVGNVTLVDTVTGEESEFKTDGVFIYIGMLPLSKPFENLGITNEEGYIETNDRMETKVEGIFAAGDIREKSLRQIVTATGDGSIAAQSVQHYVEELQETLKTLK; from the coding sequence GTGTCAGAAGAAAAAATTTATGACGTGATTATAATCGGCGCGGGCCCTGCTGGGATGACGGCCGCTGTATACACATCAAGAGCGAATTTATCGACATTAATGATTGAAAGAGGAATTCCTGGCGGACAAATGGCCAATACGGAAGATGTAGAAAACTATCCTGGATTCGAAAGTATCCTTGGGCCTGAGCTTTCTAACAAAATGTTTGAACACGCGAAAAAATTCGGCGCTGAATACGCTTATGGCGATATTAAAGAGGTCATTGACGGCAAAGAGTACAAAGTAGTCAAAGCTGGTTCAAAGGAATATAAAGCCCGTGCTGTCATCATTGCTGCAGGTGCGGAATATAAAAAAATCGGCGTGCCTGGCGAAAAAGAATTGGGCGGACGCGGTGTATCTTATTGTGCAGTATGTGACGGCGCTTTCTTTAAAGGCAAAGAACTTGTCGTTGTTGGCGGCGGAGATTCCGCGGTTGAAGAAGGCGTATATCTGACTCGTTTCGCTTCAAAAGTAACGATTGTTCACAGACGTGATAAACTCCGTGCTCAAAGTATTCTTCAAGCGAGAGCATTTGATAATGAAAAAGTTGACTTCCTATGGAACAAAACTGTGAAGGAAATTCATGAGGAAAACGGCAAAGTCGGTAACGTAACGCTTGTCGATACGGTAACCGGTGAAGAAAGTGAATTCAAAACAGACGGCGTATTCATTTACATCGGCATGCTTCCTCTGTCTAAACCGTTTGAAAACCTGGGCATTACGAATGAAGAAGGCTATATCGAAACAAACGACCGCATGGAAACTAAGGTTGAAGGGATTTTCGCTGCCGGAGACATCCGCGAAAAATCACTGCGCCAAATCGTAACGGCTACAGGAGACGGAAGCATTGCGGCACAAAGCGTACAACATTATGTCGAAGAGCTCCAAGAAACGCTGAAAACCTTAAAATAA
- the yvcJ gene encoding GTPase possibly involved in regulator sRNA degradation (Evidence 1a: Function from experimental evidences in the studied strain; PubMedId: 18334534, 19074378, 21179021, 21709426; Product type e: enzyme), with the protein MSVSESHDIQLVIITGMSGAGKTVAIQSFEDLGYFCVDNLPPSLLPKFLELMKESNSKMSKVALVMDLRGREFFDRLIEALDEMAENPWITPRILFLDAKDSILVTRYKETRRSHPLAATGLPLEGIALERELLEELKGRSQIIYDTSDMKPRDLREKIVKHFATNQGETFTVNVMSFGFKYGIPIDADLVFDVRFLPNPYYIESMRPLTGKDKEVSSYVMKWNETQKFNEKLIDLLSFMLPSYKREGKSQVVIAIGCTGGQHRSVTLAENLADYFKKDYYTHVTHRDIEKRSRK; encoded by the coding sequence ATGAGTGTTAGTGAATCACATGATATTCAGCTTGTCATTATAACTGGAATGTCGGGAGCGGGGAAAACTGTCGCGATCCAAAGCTTTGAAGATCTCGGCTATTTCTGCGTCGATAATCTTCCGCCTTCATTGCTTCCGAAGTTTTTAGAGCTGATGAAGGAATCAAATTCGAAAATGAGCAAAGTTGCGCTCGTGATGGATTTGCGCGGCCGCGAATTTTTTGACCGGCTGATTGAAGCGCTGGATGAAATGGCCGAAAATCCGTGGATCACACCGCGAATTTTATTCCTGGACGCGAAGGATTCCATTCTCGTCACAAGATATAAAGAAACGAGACGCTCGCATCCGCTGGCAGCGACTGGCCTGCCGCTTGAAGGCATCGCGCTAGAACGAGAGCTGCTTGAGGAATTAAAAGGCCGCTCTCAAATCATTTACGATACGTCTGACATGAAGCCGCGTGATTTGCGTGAAAAAATCGTGAAGCACTTTGCGACAAACCAAGGAGAGACATTTACCGTAAATGTGATGTCATTTGGTTTTAAATACGGTATTCCAATTGATGCAGATCTCGTCTTTGATGTCAGATTTTTGCCGAATCCGTACTATATCGAAAGCATGCGGCCGCTGACTGGCAAGGATAAAGAGGTTTCCTCTTACGTCATGAAGTGGAATGAAACGCAAAAGTTCAATGAGAAATTAATTGATCTGCTGAGCTTTATGCTTCCATCTTACAAAAGAGAAGGAAAAAGCCAGGTTGTCATTGCGATCGGCTGCACAGGGGGCCAGCACCGCTCTGTGACATTAGCCGAGAATTTAGCTGATTATTTCAAAAAGGATTACTATACTCATGTTACTCACCGGGACATTGAAAAGAGAAGCCGGAAATAA